Genomic window (Musa acuminata AAA Group cultivar baxijiao chromosome BXJ1-9, Cavendish_Baxijiao_AAA, whole genome shotgun sequence):
CGGATTTGATTACTTTGAAGTTGACTTTGATTTCTGATCGATATACTCTGTTCTCTTGTTCTTCctggcctgcctgcctgcctgcctttGACTTTGCTCTCCGATCGATTTGTCTTCGTTTCTTTGCTCTGATTTCTTTTGGCAGGTCTACTTCAAGTGTCATTTCTTGTGGCAACACTCACTGAAAAGTCCACGTCCGACCATTGTCACTGAATCAGCCACATTTTTAGATGGTGTCATGACTGATGAGGTTACCATTGTCtgttggatggattttgaagagaAGCAACAGAAATTTCTTCTTGTATCCTAAATCTGTAATGCTAAATCATTTTCCAATTAAAATTATAGTCGCTTTACATCAGCATTTTGCTTGATTGGACAtgtgaaaataataatttaagcAAACAAATGATGCATGTCGTTCGGTTTGGCCAATAGAGTTGAATTTATTTGATTCATTATATGTGCCATCTTCTGCTATTATAGCAATGAGATGTGgctcattcatatatatatatatatatatacgctaACAAAGGGAGCCATGCGCAGCGGTGAGTACGCGGCTGTCGGCCCACGGGCTTAGTGAGGCCGGAGACAAGCGAGTTGGGTCTTGGAATCCATAGGCTTCCTgatcatgtgtgtgtgtgtgtccgcCTGATAAGCTCACGTCGAACGCAACGCTAACAACGGGAGCCATGCGCACGGGCTGCTTTAGTGAGGCCGGAGACAAGCGAGTTTGGTCTTGGAATCCATAGGCTGCCTGATCATGCGCGGCGCGTTCCATGGCTTCCGGCGGCGGATTCTTCTGTAAGTGAACAGGCGACTTAAAGGTTACCTGACGCTATGAGAAGGGCAAGGCGTCGGCGTGCTGGGAACAAAAAGGAGCGGCAGCAGCTTCTTGAGGGCAACTCGAGAAAAAGACACCGAACCCATCCCCAGAGAGAGGGGAAAACGACATTGCAGATTGATGCGTTACATTAACCTCGCCCCAAATCGTCCATGCTTGGATCAGTAACCTGATCCTTTAAGGTTCCAGGTCTCTGCTTCCATtgtgccaccgccgccgccgctgcttgtgAGGAAAAGATGGATTCTTGCAAGATTATTCTCCTCCTCCGAGCTCTGCTCGTGCTTATATCTACCGGCACAAGAAGGTCGAACGGTGAAATACCAAAGAGCAAAGCGAGAAAGGTAAAGATCATCAGTGCCTATGAGATGGCACCTCTTCTGCAGTCTCACTGGCTTCGTCCAGGATCCACAGCTCCCTTACTTGGATGTTTCAGGCAAGTAAATGATGCATGCGTTCATGTATTTTTGGATGCTTTGATTCAGTAGGAGAATACCTATTCACTGTCTCGTAAATTCTGTCCCCCATGTTCTGCAGATTGATCCATCTGTTGACATCCATTTTGTTGCTTTTGAAGGTAGAAGATTCCGGTTTGGAAGTATTGGAAAGGAAAAGGTGATAGTCGTAATGACTGGACTCAGCATGGTATGAGTTTGCAGATTACATCAAGTTTCTGCACTCATTCAACACTCATTTACTGGTTTTTCTTGCAAAGTAAAATTTTTTTAACTAAGCTGCAGAAAACAACTCTGTAGATCAAAACGCACAAAACTGATCAgctgacagggtcacacttctctAAAAAAATATCTCTCTGGTTATTCTAACATATGTTACTAGCTAATTGGCAGTCTCATCCCCTTCCTTATATACATGAGATACAAGAAAGGAATCAAAACCCTGAGAACATGTCAGATATCTTCAATGTAGTTTCTTATTATCCAAGGAGTGAGAACTGTCTTTCATAGGATCCACGCTAGTATCTCCAAGTCTTACTCAACATGAATTATACTGACTTTATCCTTAGCAGCAATCCGTAAGCCATCCATGACAATAGTCATCTCACAGTAGGGAACACTCCCCTTCTCCGCAAACCAGTTATTATTTTGACTTTTATTCTTGGTGCAGCTGAATGCTGGTCTCAGTACTCAGTTGCTGCTGAACCTATTCAAAGGATAAGCAAATACATGTGTTTCTAAATTATTCTTAATGATCTCAATTTTGTTTGCAGTAAGCGCTGCATAATATTTTAgagatttattatttattattttattaattttttttttaattgtgtcCATTATTTCTTTAATCATGTCAGTTACTTTTTCTTGATTTAATTGACGATATTGGCAATGATCATACATCAACGTTATATTAGCATTATGATCATTATTATAACCTAGCAATCATAGATTCTTGGATCTGTCGCTTGTTTTgacatacaaaaaagaaaaaaaaacttctcTTCTCACTTTTAAGATTCTTTTATTTTccataaagaatattttttattcttctgggtttttttttttctgatgatgCTGTGGTATCGGTAAAAGAGGAATCTGTCTTATCCTTGGAAGAGAATGAATTTAATCACACACTTACGTGAAGGTTTAGAATCATTTCTTAGGATACTGTAAAATATGATTTTGGGTGAATTCTAAAAttaattctttttattttgttagtTGAATCAGATTTAATTTTATTGTTGAGGTTTTACTAAGCAGAATATGCCTTCTTGATGCATTACAATCAGCTATTCTTGGTAAACTAGCATTATTTTTGAGTGCTAATGTTTTAGAAGAACATTTCCTGGAACAGCTTTATGGTGATGGACCGAATGATGAGTTAGGACTGGAATCCAACGGAGACTATACCAGGAAATTTGGTTACTTGGATTTCTGAGAATACAGCAATGTTACTGAAACTGGAGTTGCCTATGGAAGTCTCCTCAACAGAGTCTGGTACCAACCAGAGGAGATCTTTCCTGTCCATGGAGTCCCGGAAGTCAGACATGTCTTCTGGGTTGCTGTCGACAACAAGTACTACGCACTTTCAAAGCAGCTTGAGGTATGATTGGTATACGAGACTTGATTGTTTCATTCATCTTAATGAATGAACATGGGTTTGAGGAGTTGATGAAACACAGGGTTTCTGTACTTACAGGGCCTGAAGTCGAAGAGGGTGTGTCAACTTTACGTATGCCTACCGAGGAGTCCTGTGGTGGTGTTGGTGACAAGGAGATGCAGTGGTAATCTCTTGAGCAACATGGCCTGCAAGCACTTTTTGCATTCCAAGTTCAACGCCACCACGTTGGATATCGAGAGCGCAGCTGTTGCACTCGTTGCCTGCTTGCAGCAGAGGACTTCCGTCCATAGCTTTCAGAGCTGTTTCGGGAGGCGGATCTTTCCAATCCCAGCATGCTGCTGCCGTGTTCACCAATTTGGCAGTCGAGAATGCTGTCGAAGTCGTCGTCCAATTCATTTCATTGTTATCTGATGCTGCGTCAGAAGCTAGAAATCTGTCCAGTTACCTGAAGACTGCATGTCTGCCATGGCTTTGCAGGACGAATCATTGAGCTGCCCGACTGTGGGTCTGATGCTGCATCTTGTTGTCACTCGATTCGTTTGTTATTGTGTCCGAGAAATCAACCTGATGCCTGCAAGGCGATGAACCCCAAGTTAAGAGACTTTTGTCTCTCTTGGTTTGTTCACCCGGTAGAGGCAAAAACATTGCTCATCTCGCCTCGGTCGCCCAGTGGAATTTCTAGAGACTGGATGAATCAACAAAGATCCAATATGTGCAATATTATATGGAGAAAAGAGAGGGGAAAGACGGGTTTTGCAGACGGCAGTCCTATATATTCCACAATATGAGTAATTCGCCACTGGTTTATCTTCCTCCGGGCAGAGAAAGATGCAAGCTCctgtagcagaggaggaagctccAATGCCATTGAAGGGGAAGGGTGGCCTAAAGACTCTCCCATGTATCATGGGTAAGAGTTCTTACCTTCACACTACAGTTTGTATGAAGCAAAATGGATTCCTAGTTCTCACACTTCAGCTTTCCTCATGCAGCAAATGAGATCCTCGAGAAAGTTGCGAGCTTTGGGCTCCATGCAAACATGATCGTCTACCTGACGAAGACGTATAACATGTCCCCTGCTGCTGGTGCCATTGTCCTCTTCATATGGGGAGCAGCATCCAACTTCACACCGATCTTTGGGGCTTTTTTGTCGGATTCTTTTCTTGGTCGTTTCCGAGTGATCGCAATTGGGTCCTTCGTCAGCCTAATTGTAAGTCCATCATCTCGGCTTTCTCGTACGAAACAGCATTAACCATGTCTCGCGTTCTCGTTCAAGGGCATGGCGCTTCTTTGGCTCACAGCGGTGGTTCCTGGGGCGCAGCCTCCTTCTTGCGGCCACGCGAACGACGACTGCGCGTCGCCCACCTCGTCGCAGCTCGCTTTCCTGTTTGCCGCTTTCGCCGTCATGTCGGTGGGATCAGGTAGCGTCCGGCCGTGCTCTCTTGCCTTCGGTGCGGACCAATTGGACCAGAAGGGCGCGCCTCAGAACGAGAGGACCCTGCAGACCTTCTTCAACTGGTACTACGCGTCGGTCGGCATCTCCATCATCGTCGCGGTGACGGTCATCGTGTACGTGCAAGATCACAAAGGCTGGGCGGTCGGGTTTGGTGTTCCTGTCGTGCTCATGGCAATCTCTGCAGCCCTGTTTCTTCTGGGATCTCCTTTCTACATCAAGTTCAAGGCAAATAAAAGCATTTTAGCCGGACTTGCACAAGTCATCGTCGTGAGTCTCAAGAACCGGCATATATTCTTGCCTCCGGACACCAACCATGTGCGGTTCCACAACAAGAAGGGCTCCAAACTCACCGTTCCAACCAAGAAACTGAGGTACCACGTTCATCATCAGACTTTGATGATTACCCGAAGTACGCATGCGTGCATCATCCGCTGGAACTTCTGCAGGTTCTTGAACAAAGCTTGTGTCATCAGAAATCAGGAGAAGGATCTGAATCCCGACGGAACAGCATCAAACGCCTGGAACTTGTGCACGGTGGAGCAGGTGGAAGTCCTCAAGTCGGTGGTGCGAGTGCTGCCTATTTGGTCGTCCAGCATCATGGTTGCCGTTGTCATCAGCCAGTACTCGTTCCCGGTGCTGCAAGCGGGCACCATGGACCGCCACATCGGGTCGAAGTTCCAAATCCCGGCGGGCTCCTTCGTTGTGTTCTCCATCATCACTCTGACGCTTTGGGTGGCCATCTACGACCGGCTGGTGGTTCCCCCGCTGTCGAAGATCACGGGGAGACCTCGTGGGTTCAGCCTCAGACAGCGGATGGGAATCGGCCAGGTACTGTCATGCATGGCCACGGCGGCGGCGGCCGTCACGGAGGGCGCTCGCCGCAGAAGGGCCATCGAACAAGGACTCGCTGATGATCCACAAGGGATGGTGAACATGTCGGCCATGTGGCTGGTGCCACAGAATTGCCTGACTGGTTTAGCAGAGGCCCTCAACCTCATCGGGCAGCTCGAGTTCTACTACTCCGAGTTCCCCAGAAGCATGGCGAGCGTTGCCGTGTCGCTGTTGACGCTTGGACTGGGGTTTGGGAACTTGGTGAGCAGTGTCATCACGGCGCTCGTCAACAAGATCAGTGGAGCAGATGGTGGCGCGAGCTGGCTCGACAGGAACATCAACAAGGGCCACCTCGACTACTACTACTGGATTCTTACACTACTTGGCATCGTAAACATCTTCTATTTCATGGCCTGTAGTCTAATTTATGGCGAGGAAGGACAGGATAAGTTCTGGGACGACGACTCACAGATGAAACAAGACCTGCACTCTGCCAGAGAAGTACCAGTCGCTGTTTGATGTGCAACCAAAGAAACGTGTTTACCGCTCGTAAATTAGATCCATTTAACTTATTAATTGAGCTAGATTTCTGTCAGCAACCTAAAAAACATTTCATCTATAAACGCCAAATCTTGTGGCGGAGATGAAGCTGCAGCCAAGTTATTTAATGCACCACCCGAAGCCAAACAATGTCGATGAGAACGTGTTTACTGCTCGAGACTGGCATCATGGGCATTGGGTACGCCGCCGAGGTGGGCGGTGCTCCATTTGACTTGGTTGGTGGCGACGGCACCAAACCCGGTGAGCGCAGCGATTCATTACCGTGTCAGCAGAGCTCGTGCAGCGAAAAGAGACGCTGCAGGTGCAACCACAACAGCGGCTCGCCCGACCCAAACGGTCGGATCCGAGACGTCGGATTCGAAAATTGAATCCCACTTCCTCGTCGTGGAAGAGGACGTGCAAGCTTCTAGACCTCCGAGCCTTCCCTCGTTACCTTCGTTTCCTACGCATCCCTCATACCAATCAATGGGCGAGTGGGTACAACGAAGGGTAATCCGTGTTTTCGTGGAGCACCGGTGTCACGGTCGTGACTTGGAAATAGATCACGCGTTGGAATTACTGGATTTACATGTCGGTTTCGTTGCATGTTTAAGTAAAAGAATGGGTGGCCTCGTAAGAAGAAAAAGGACCGGAGACCAGCTTCTAATGTAACTCCGAGAGCTACATCTCATCTCCTGCTCGCACCAAAAACTCCACTGCCCTTGTCCTCTTCTTTCCCGAGTTCCCAAGATCGTGATCAGCAGCTCTCCTCTCGCCCACAGCTTATCTCCTGCTGCTCTTCTGCCATCCCTTGTTGTCCTTTACCTTATCGGTTTGCTTCTCCTGCCTTCCAAGCGAAGCAACTCCCTCCTCGCTGTCTGCCTCCGTTTATAgcgtgtttcttcttcttctttgctctCCACCACCACCTGATAGCTAGCCGGAGCCGGAGCGAGGATGAGCGCCACAAAGTTCATCAAGTGTGTGACTGTTGGGGATGGAGCTGTGGGGAAGACTTGTATGCTCATCTGCTACACCAGCAACAAGTTCCCCACTGTATGTATCACTTCCCCTTTGCTTTAGCAACCACAAGGCTTCATCCTTTGCTCTCTTGATTCTGATTGTTCTGTTCTTCTTCATTTCTCTTATTTTTGTTCTTGTCAATGATCTGTATCAGTATCCCTCTTTAGAACCAGAGAATAGGAATCAGGATCTTCTACATTTGTTCTTCATTCATagacttcctttcttttctttctgtagTTATTCTGTTCCGGTTTTGTGTGATGTTGTGGTTCTTTGCAGGACTACATCCCTACTGTGTTTGATAACTTCAGCGCTAATGTCTCTGTCGATGGCAGCATTGTCAACTTAGGATTGTGGGACACTGCAGGTTTCATGATCTTCCACATCTCCTCAGTTGTTCCAACTAGATCTGCAAATTTTTGTTGAATGACTCTATATGGTTTCACTTCCCTTTGCAGGACAAGAAGACTACAGCAGATTGAGGCCACTGAGCTATAGAGGGGCTGATATATTTGTTTTGGCTTTCTCTCTAATTAGCAGGGCAAGCTATGAGAATGTTCTCAAGAAGGTTATAATTAAGTGCCAATTCATCATTCCGTTTACATTTAAGTTGCAGACATTGGTAGCCCTATTAGCAACTTCGAGCTGAAAATTATCTTTTACctgtttttatccaaattatgtttCTTTGTTTGAATGTTAAAATTTGGATTATGTATATGTTTTATTCAAGAATAAGTACAGCTATAATCTTATTTTTCTAATCGGTCTCTGGATCGAATTATCATGGTGACTTGATTTGTTTTCAGACTTTTGATTCCTCGTTTCACAACTTTAGGAACTCGTTGTTGCAATGATACTCCTAATCGACTAGTGTATTCACGAAACTTGTAATTGTTCTTTTGTTAACCAGTGGATGCCCGAGCTTCGCCGCTTCGTACCAAATATTCCTATTGTTCTTGTTGGAACAAAACTAGGTTCGCAGCCATCTTGAGTTCCACCATCTTAATTGATGTATGCAATTAGCTCTTTGAGAATATTAATCACCTTGGTATCTGATAAACTACAGATCTTCGCGAAGACAAAGCATATCTTGCTGATCATCCAGGTGCAACTACCATAACTCCAGCTCAGGTACATAGATTTTGCATTGAGCTTTTGCACCATCTTTCTTCCATCTGAAATTTATTGCTTGTTTTGAGGCCAAACAATACATTGCCATCGTTCCAGGGCGAAGAACTCAGGAAACAAATTGGTGCTGCTGCATATATCGAGTGCAGCTCTAAGACTCAACAGGTGTGTCAAACAGAAAATACTAGACTATTAGTCGTCGGTACTATTGCCGCTGCAATgtttttttgtaaaccatgataacttagtaataattgtgtgTCTTATTCTTTGCTTCGGATTGGTTAGAACATCAAGGCAGTCTTTGATACTGCAATCAAGGTAGTTCTTCAACCTCCACGAAGGAAGGAGGTCGCCAAGAAGAAAAGTAAAAGAAGCCCCGGTTGTCTAATGGCGTAAGTAGCTGACTACATATCCCTCGTCCATTCATCAATGGTTGTGTTATTATACATTAGTGTCTACATTCGATTCCATTCTTTTTCTCAAACTCTTAGATCTTGAAAGTAACATCTTCAGAAATGTTTGTTTTTTCTAACACTGGAACCCTGTTAATCACATTTGCTCATTTaattcacatcaaatatttacttGTTAAGCAAAATGAAAGAATTCGACGAATGTTATAATACTACCCTTCATCACttacaagaaattttacatacTCGCTATAGATTTCCTCTTGCCATCCTTGTGCTGCAACACAATTGATCCCAGAATACTTCTGCAGGAACTTGGTGTGTGGAGGCACATGCACTACCTAGAATGGACAAGAAACTCACCTTGGTCTTGAGTTCACCGAAAGTGCCGACTAATATTGTTCTTCGGGTCGATAGAGAGGGAACTGCAGGTTCCCATGCTTTTCTAAGGAATCAGCTCATCTCTAGTTTCCGTAACAAGTGAATTATCTGTACACTTAGTATTGCAATGTTAATCTCTTATTAGCCATTTTCGATGCAGactttaatctcttattagccACAGTCTTGGTTTAATGCCAGAATTCAGTAAACATGGGAAGTAGGCTTTCAAAAAAGAGCTGCAGTATCTAAAAAGTTAGCTGCAATCCCTGTGCAATGCCATTGTATCACTCTTGGCCACAATACCCAAAAGTTTGCTTTAATTATATGAAGATTCAACATGACAAACTGAGAACAAAATTACATACAACTTGTCATGCATGTTAACTCATCTATATATACATTATCACTTACAGTCAGAACATTTGTACGCTTCTGCCCTTACAATAATATTTCCTGCTTGTATTGAAACATCATCGAACAGCTTAAAATAAACAAAACTGATTCAGTCCTGAAACTACTGAACCTTTTCCACCATCAACATCATCACATGCTTTCAAAGCTATTTTAAGACACAGCCGAAGGCAGATAAAGGCAAAGCACATTCTTGGTCATATGTATACAATCACACATTCATCCAAAGATAGGTCAGACCGCCAGCCGAATTCCTGCAGAAGAGCTTAAAGCTTGAAATGTAAAGCATCTGTGCTTCCCATAGCGCCTTTAGAACGCTGAGCTTTACCAACTGCTACTTCACCATCATGATGAGTCTGAGCTAAGATCTTCACTTCCTCGCATGTAAGCATTGTCTTCATTGGGAAGACTAAAGTCAGCAGGGTTTAGATTGACAACGCAGTCTCAAGTTACACAATCACGTCTCGCAGATTGGCCCCATCTCAAACTTCTTTACAAGAGAATCTACAGCTTCTGCAATCTGCTTGCTGTCTCAAGAAAGTGAGTTGTACAGGGTTGGAATCTAGAATCGAGACAATTTCATGACCAATAAATTCCCTTGAGTTCATGACCCTTTGAATCATGATAGTCTCTTGCATGACCTATGTCATCATGATATAGGACATACATTAATTTTATATCATTGGTTTGATCGTCTGATACTAATTGAGAGAGATATGAAGAAACAATGATAAAAGGATAATTGaggatataataaaataataatattgataATTGGACTTAAAAAATCTTattataaactataaataaaaaaaattaaatatttttttaatttaactaaaaatattatattttatgaaatttaatgATGTAAAAACATTAATATAACCAACCTCAAATACTTGCGATTTTACAACCGTAAGCATAAAGCTGACATGGCGCATGACGAATTATATTCAAAGATTACCATATGATTGGTAATGCTATTGATGCGTCAGCGGAACGGGGTCCCACTTGTGGGCTCCAGAGTGGCCCAGTTCCTTTATGGGGCCACTAAGTACAAAGGCATAAAGATCAAGATCAAAGTGTTGCTTGCCCCACGTGTGGGCTCCAGCGGTCATAGATGACTGTCTTATCCAATATATAATCTGTTGCCGCAGAAAAGACTCTCACTGAGTGACACGAAGTTGGAACACCGCATACGATTGGTCCGAAGCGTAGGCTCCACCGCTGACGGTGATCCAGTGTGATGCGTTCGTAGCGTCCATAGAGTGAGGATTCATCCATTGCATCACAATCGGCCACAGCTtgacttaaacgtccatcaaaaaacatatataacATACACAACGAGTATATACTTAATTACATTTGCAGAATGGTGAAAAGAACGTTCAAATGAAATTGTTGAGATCAAGTGGATGAGACAGGCTCGGACTGGAGATGAATAATATGTTCCTTAAATAGATTTAATGTACATCCTCTGATTAAAGCTAGTCAAATTCAATACGATGGAATTCGATTTGGCACGATATAAATTGATCTGAAATTAACATCCCAAGTTATCAATTAATAAACCGGAAAGGCTGTCCCCAATCCAATCGGACGGCCCACATCTCGAACCCTATGAATTTGGACCACTTGATCTCTCCAAGAGGACACAGCCGTCCGATCTTTTAATGGACGCCGATCCGACCGtcaaatattataatttgatttcaaaagcagagagggagagagaacgaGAAGAGGCTTTCGTTTCCACCTCCCCTCCCCCTCTTCCTCTCCTCGTGCTCGAAAATTTTCCCTCACCCCAACAAGAATCCCACCCCGCATCCTCCTCCTCGGCCAtctcccgccgccgccgctcctCTCGGTAGGTCGCCGCCGCTCGATTCCTTCTCCGACGCTGGAGATATCCGCGCCGCCGCGGGCCTTTCCTTTGTTCCCAGATTCAGCGGCGACCTCGAAGTTCTCGAACGCCCGATCTGAGGCGGTATCCACTTGTTCGGAACCCATAGGGGGTTCGGATTCCTCCAGAAGAGGTGGAATTCGGAGGGAAATTTCTGGCGTTCTTCTTG
Coding sequences:
- the LOC135592588 gene encoding protein NRT1/ PTR FAMILY 1.2-like isoform X2; translation: MQAPVAEEEAPMPLKGKGGLKTLPCIMANEILEKVASFGLHANMIVYLTKTYNMSPAAGAIVLFIWGAASNFTPIFGAFLSDSFLGRFRVIAIGSFVSLIGMALLWLTAVVPGAQPPSCGHANDDCASPTSSQLAFLFAAFAVMSVGSGSVRPCSLAFGADQLDQKGAPQNERTLQTFFNWYYASVGISIIVAVTVIVYVQDHKGWAVGFGVPVVLMAISAALFLLGSPFYIKFKANKSILAGLAQVIVVSLKNRHIFLPPDTNHVRFHNKKGSKLTVPTKKLRFLNKACVIRNQEKDLNPDGTASNAWNLCTVEQVEVLKSVVRVLPIWSSSIMVAVVISQYSFPVLQAGTMDRHIGSKFQIPAGSFVVFSIITLTLWVAIYDRLVVPPLSKITGRPRGFSLRQRMGIGQVLSCMATAAAAVTEGARRRRAIEQGLADDPQGMVNMSAMWLVPQNCLTGLAEALNLIGQLEFYYSEFPRSMASVAVSLLTLGLGFGNLVSSVITALVNKISGADGGASWLDRNINKGHLDYYYWILTLLGIVNIFYFMACSLIYGEEGQDKFWDDDSQMKQDLHSAREVPVAV
- the LOC135592588 gene encoding protein NRT1/ PTR FAMILY 1.1-like isoform X1, with product MQAPVAEEEAPMPLKGKGGLKTLPCIMANEILEKVASFGLHANMIVYLTKTYNMSPAAGAIVLFIWGAASNFTPIFGAFLSDSFLGRFRVIAIGSFVSLIGMALLWLTAVVPGAQPPSCGHANDDCASPTSSQLAFLFAAFAVMSVGSGSVRPCSLAFGADQLDQKGAPQNERTLQTFFNWYYASVGISIIVAVTVIVYVQDHKGWAVGFGVPVVLMAISAALFLLGSPFYIKFKANKSILAGLAQVIVVSLKNRHIFLPPDTNHVRFHNKKGSKLTVPTKKLRYHVHHQTLMITRSTHACIIRWNFCRFLNKACVIRNQEKDLNPDGTASNAWNLCTVEQVEVLKSVVRVLPIWSSSIMVAVVISQYSFPVLQAGTMDRHIGSKFQIPAGSFVVFSIITLTLWVAIYDRLVVPPLSKITGRPRGFSLRQRMGIGQVLSCMATAAAAVTEGARRRRAIEQGLADDPQGMVNMSAMWLVPQNCLTGLAEALNLIGQLEFYYSEFPRSMASVAVSLLTLGLGFGNLVSSVITALVNKISGADGGASWLDRNINKGHLDYYYWILTLLGIVNIFYFMACSLIYGEEGQDKFWDDDSQMKQDLHSAREVPVAV
- the LOC135594210 gene encoding rac-like GTP-binding protein 2 — encoded protein: MSATKFIKCVTVGDGAVGKTCMLICYTSNKFPTDYIPTVFDNFSANVSVDGSIVNLGLWDTAGQEDYSRLRPLSYRGADIFVLAFSLISRASYENVLKKWMPELRRFVPNIPIVLVGTKLDLREDKAYLADHPGATTITPAQGEELRKQIGAAAYIECSSKTQQNIKAVFDTAIKVVLQPPRRKEVAKKKSKRSPGCLMANLVCGGTCTT